Part of the Kangiella geojedonensis genome is shown below.
ACATGGTTCTCTAACGCATAAATACCAGCAGCGGCCAGCACGCCCGCTTGACGCATACCACCACCCACCATTTTCCTCCAGCGACGCGCCCACTTAATGGTATCTTTATCGCCACATAATACTGAGCCCACTGGTGCACCTAAGCCCTTTGATAAGCATATTGAAACTGAGTCAGCGTATTGAGCCAAGTCTGTTAACTCACAGCCGAGAGCCACCGTGGCATTAAAGGCTCTAGCACCATCCAGGTGTAAGCCTAACCCTTTTGACTGAGCAAAGTCATATGCTTGTTGCATATAGTCAAGGGGGATCCCTTTACCGTTATGGGTATTCTCTAAACACAACAGCTTGGTTCGTGCGAAGTGATAGTCGTCTTTTTTTATAACAGCGGCCACTTTATTCAAATCCAAAGTGCCATTAGGCTCAACTGGAACGGGTTGAGGCACTATGCTACCTAATACCGGCGCCCCGCCCGCTTCATAAAGATAGGTGTGATAATCTTGCCCTACGATGTATTCTTCACCGCGTTGACAGTGCGCTAACAAACCAACCAAATTCGACATGGTTCCAGAAGGAACAAACAAGGCATCAGCCTTTCCTGACATTTCTGCCATCAAGGCCTCCAACCGGTTTACCGTAGGATCATCATGAAACACGTCATCGCCAACCGCGGCCTTAGCCATAACTTTGCGCATTGCTTCAGTGGGTTGAGTCACAGTATCACTTCGTAAATCAATCATGATTGCCTCTTGTTGTTATAGTTAGGTTGAAATGGTTCTATTTGCTTAAAACCTTTAAAAGATGGTCTGACTATAATTGACTCTAGCGACATTTAAAAGCTGAAATCAAAAAGTGACTTTATTCAAACGTCTATGTTAGATTTCTCTAATAAAAACAATTGAGTTACAATGACAGAACATAAAAAGAAATCACCATAATATGAAATCGCCACCAACAGATACTGAACAAAAAACACCGTATGAGCTAGATGACCACCTGCCCTACCGCATTGCAGTCATCAGCAACATCTTACAATTAGGTCGAGATATAGCCATACGCAAAATTACCGACCTTGGCTCTAGGGAGCTTCGTGTTTTGCTCAATGTCGGCACCTACTCGCCGGTTTCAGCCGCTCAGATCGCTTTCCAGACAAAGCTCGATAGCTACACAGTGAGTCGTGGCGTGAAAACCCTGCTCGGCAAGAAGCTAATAGATAAGCGCTCTTTACCAAATAACAAAAAAGAAAAACTACTCTACCTTACCGACAAGGGCCAAGAGCTATATCAGCAAGTCACCGATAGCCTACAGCAGCGTGACGAACAGCTGGCATCGTTCTTAACACCAAAGCAGCGTCAAACATTAACGGACAACTTAAAAAAACTTGAGCTACAAGCGGTGGAGTTGCTGGCTCAGCACGCCCTCAACGAGCAAGATGCCGGCCACGAGATTTCGGGTGATCAAAAAGAAATTATTCGCTGGTACAATAAATTGGACTAAGCTTAACGTTTAGTCCAACCTTTAACACCTCATACCCCAGCCTAAAAAGCAGTCACTCAATAAATTCAGCGATGTCTTCTAATGGCTTCTTGATAGTTGCGTGTACTGGTATCGTCGCACCTTCTGCAGGATAGCCCGTGACCAAAAGAATGTAGGGGCGTTCAGACTTTGGGCGATCACAAATAGTATTCAAAAAACCCATCGGTTTAGGTGTGTGCGTAAGCGTCGCAAGACCACTGGAGTGCAATGCATTAATCAAAAACCCCGTAGCAATTCCAACCGACTCCGGCACATAATAATTCTTTCGTTGCTCTCCTGCGTGAAGCCCACCTTTACGCTGAGCAAAAATAGCGATCAACCAAGGTGCTGTTTCTAAATACGGCTTATGTGAGTCAGTCCCCAAGGGCTTTAATGCATCAAGCCAAACTTCACCACCTTTTCCATCATCATAAAAAGCTCGCTCTTCCTTTTCAGCATGAACTCTCACCTCTTTTTTAGCCTCAGAACTGCCAATGACACTAAAAAACCACGGTTGATGATTGGCACCACTAGGAGCTGTCCCAGCAGCCTTAAGGCAATTCTCAATGATTTCTCTCGGTACAGGCTTCTCGGAAAACTCTCGAACGGTATGACGACGCTTAATTTCATCATAAAACTGTTTAGAGCGAGCCTTCATCTCTTCCGGTGGGTACTCTTTATAATCAGGTAGGATAATATTGTCGTGTTCCTGCATCTTGTCTCTCTCTTATTTCTTCTAGTAAACAAATACTATCAGTTATTTATGCAATTGCAACAATATAAAGCAGGACGGGAGTTATATCCAACCAATAAAAAAGGCGCCAAACGGCGCCCTTCTTAAAAGCTAACTGATATTAATCGATAAGCTTCAGCGCTTCGTTCAAAATATCACTAGGACGCATAGCATCCGAAGCTAGCTTGTCATCGGGTGAATAGTAACCACCGATGTCCATTGCTTGGCCTTGAACGCCATTTAGCTCTTCAACAATAGCTTGCTCTTTGCTGGTCAACTCTTCAGCAATCCGAGCGAATTGAGACTTAAGTTCAGCATCTTGATCTTGCTTAGTAAGCTCCTGCGCCCAATACATTGCTAAATAGAAGTGGCTACCACGGTTATCAAGCTCATTCACTTTACGTGATGGGGATTTACCATTAAGCAACAAAGCTTCTGTAGCTACATCAAGAGTATCCGCGAGCACTTGTGCTTTCTTATTGCCATTTTTTTCAGCCATGTGCTCAAGCGATACGCCTAAAGCTAGGAACTCACCCAGCGAGTCCCAACGCAAATGGTTTTCTTTAACGAATTGTTGAACGTGCTTTGGTGCAGAGCCACCAGCGCCCGTTTCGAACAAGCCACCGCCGTTCATTAAAGGAACTATCGAAAGCATCTTAGCACTCGTACCCAGCTCAAGAATCGGGAACAAGTCAGTTAAGTAATCACGTAGTACGTTACCCGTAACAGAGATTGTGTCTTTACCTTCTTTGACGCGCTTTAATGTAAACTCGGTCGCTTCAATTGGCGCTAGAATATGCAACTCTAAGCCATCGGTATCATGATCTTTCAAGTATGTTTCTACTTTCTTGATCAACTCTGCATCATGGGCACGATCTTTGTCTAACCAGAACACCGCAGGAGTATTCGATAAACGAGCACGGTTTACTGCGAGTTTTACCCAGTCTTGAATCGGCGCATCTTTTACCTGGCACATTCTCCAGATATCGCCTTCTTCAACCTTGTGCTCAAGCAAGGTATTACCTGAAGCATCTACCACACGAACCGAGCCATCACCGGCCATTTCAAATGTTTTGTCGTGTGAACCATACTCTTCCGCTTTTTGCGCCATTAGACCAACGTTTGGAACAGTACCCATCGTCGTTGGGTCAAAGGCGCCATGTTCTTTACAGAAGTCGATAGTTGCCTTATAAACGCCAGAATAACTGCTGTCTGGAATAACGGCTTTAGTGTCTTTCGTGCCACCATCAGGCCCCCACATTTGACCCGAATTACGGATCATTGCAGGCATTGAAGCATCAATAATCACATCACTTGGAACATGAAGGTTGGTAATTCCGTTATCAGAATCTACCATCGCTAGCTCTGGGTTTTGCTCATAAACAGCTTTAATATCCGCTTCAATCGCTTCACGCACATCCTGAGGAATTTTATCTAAGCTACTGATTAAATTACCAAAACCATTATTAACATTAACGCCCGCTTGCTCTAGCGCTGGCGCATGCTTTGCGAACACATCTTTGAAGAATACTTTAACGCCATGGCCGAAAATGATTGGGTCCGAAACCTTCATCATGGTCGCTTTCATGTGTAGCGAGAATAAGACGTCTTGCTCTTTAGCATCAGCAACTTGTTCTTCCAAGAAGCTCACTAGAGCTTTTTTGCTCATAACCGATGAATCAATCACTTCACCTGCTTGTAATGGGAAAGCGGGCTTTAGTTCAGTCACGTCACCATTTTCAGCAACAAACTCAATCTTAACGTCAGTCGCTGCGTCTAAAGTTATCGACTTCTCATTCGAGCGGAAGTCACCTGACGTCATGCTAGAGACATGTGATTTTGAGTCAGCAGACCAAGCACCCATTTTGTGTGGGTTTTTCTTAGCAAAGTTTTTAACTGCTTTAGGTGCACGACGATCAGAGTTACCTTCACGTAAAACAGGATTTACCGCACTACCTTTAATCTTGTCATAGCGAGAGCGAATATCACGCTCTATGTCCGTTGAAGGACTGTCTGGGTAATCTGGTAATGCGTAGCCTTTATCTTGCAACTCTTTTATCGTTGCTTTCAACTGCGGGATAGAGGCGCTAATGTTTGGTAACTTGATAATATTCGCGTCAGGTTTTTTAACCATTTCGCCAAGTTGTGCCAAAGCATCTGGAATACGCTGCTCTTCTTTCAAGTATTCTGGGAAATTAGCGATAACACGACCAGCGAGGGAAATATCACTAGTTTCGACACTGATGCCAGCGGCTTGAGTGAAAGCTTCAATAATTGGCAAGAATGACTTAGTCGCCAATGCTGGCGCTTCATCAGTGTGAGTATAAATAATCTTTGATGTTGTCATACAGTTTCCTAAGGTCTTTGCAATCCAAACTGATTACGGTAAGCCCTCTATTGGCATTACCTTTATGAATGAAGTGCGCGACATTATACGCGAAAACAAAAACTCCTGCATGCTCAATAGATTAAAGTTTAAACACAATAAGTATGAAAATGTCAGCATAAGTCGTTACAATGCATGCACACTGTAAAACTGTATAATTTTCGAACAATCATGAGCCAGTTGGTTTTATTTAACAAGCCGTTTAATACCTTGTGTCAATTCACAGGCGAGCCGGGAGATTCAACCTTGGCAGACTACATGGACATCCCTAAAGTCTACCCTGCTGGACGATTAGATAAAGACTCCGAAGGATTACTGTTATTAACTGACGATGGACAACTGCAACACCAAATCGCTAACCCTAAAAAGAAAATGGCGAAAACCTACTGGGTTCAAGTTGAGGGTGCCCCTAACGAAAAGGATCTGGAGCCCTTGCGCCACGGCGTGGAAATCCAAAAATACACCACAAAGCCAGCTAAAGTGAAAATAATAAAAGAACCCAACGTTTGGCGTAGAGACCCGCCGGTGCGAGAGCGCAAAAACGTGCCTGACACTTGGTTAGAGCTCACCCTTAAAGAAGGAAAAAACAGGCAAGTCAGACGCATGACCGCAGCTATCGGCTTCCCGACTTTGCGGTTAATAAGAGCCCAAATCGGGCCTTGGGGTTTGGAGGGGTTAGCTCCAGGTGAATACAAGGTCATCGATGTCGAAGCCCCTAAAGCGTCTGCCTTTAAGTCCCCACATAAACCCAGCAAAAGGTTCAGTAAAAGCCGTAAATAAGCTATGATACGCGCTTAATCTCATCAGGTACCCCCTATGTTACCAATCCATGTAACCGTTGCCGCCGTTATTGAGTCTCATGGCAAATTTCTAATGGTTGAAGAGCATACCTCAAACGGTGGTATTGCTTTTAACCAGCCAGCAGGACACCTCGATCCAGATGAAAGTATTGAACAAGCCGTCATACGTGAAGTCAAAGAAGAAACTGGATTAGACTTTGAGCCTGAAGGGTTAGTTGGAATATACACATTAAACCCTGCAGGGAACGGCAATTATTATCAGCGCTTCTGCTTTACTGGCTCGGTTAATGGTAGCCTTGAAACTGCACCACAAGACCCCGATATTATTGCTGCGCATTGGATGACCTTAGAAGAAATTGTGGGTTGCCTAAATGCACACCGCAGCGGATTAATTGTAAAGTGTTTACAGGATTACCTAAGCGGTTACCGCTACCCGCTGGATGCTTTACATTACAGTGGTGACGAAGACTTATTACAGCAACAAAGTTTAAACTTTTTGCACGACCATCTATAGAGATATATGACTACAGACACAAAAGCACCTGAAGAAACAAAAGTTATCGTGGGTATGTCCGGCGGTGTAGATTCATCAGTTTCTGCTTACCTATTAAAAGAGCAAGGCTATCAAGTTGAAGGCCTGTTCATGAAAAATTGGGAAGAAGACGATGATACTGAGTACTGCTCGGCTGCCGAAGATTTGGCAGATGCCCAAGCGGTCTGCGATAAAATTGGTATTAAACTTCGAACCATCAACTTTGCGGCTGAGTACTGGGATAATGTCTTTGAGCACTTCTTAGCCGAATACAAAGCCGGTCGAACGCCTAACCCCGATATTATGTGTAACAAAGAAATTAAATTTAAGGCATTTCTTGATTACGCGACGTTACTAGGCGCTGACTATATCGCTACCGGACATTATGTTCGTCGTGGTGAAAAAGACGGCAAAGCAACACTGCTACGAGGGTTAGATAACAATAAAGATCAGTCCTACTTCCTTTATGCTGTAGGACATGAACAAATCGCCAAAACCCTATTCCCAGTCGGAGAGTTAGAAAAGCCTGAGGTTAGGCGTCTAGCAGAAGAGCAGGACTTAGTAACGGCTGAGAAGAAAGACAGTACCGGTATCTGCTTCATTGGTGAGCGTAAGTTCACAGATTTTCTTCAACAGTATTTACCTGCTCAACCCGGTAATATTGAAACACCAGAAGGTGACGTTATTGGTCAGCATAACGGCTTGATGTATCATACCTTAGGTCAACGAAAAGGGCTTGGTGTCGGTGGTCTTAAAGACGCACCAGAAATTCCTTGGTTTGCCGCCGAAAAAGATTTAGAGCGTAACGTATTAATCGCCGTTCAAGGGCATGACCACCCTCTTTTAATGAGTCAGTCGCTTAATGCTAAGCAGCTAGACTGGGTCGCCAAAGAGCCCCCTGCGAATGAATTTCGTTGCACCGCCAAAACCCGCTACAGGCAAGAAGATGTACAGTGTAAAGTTAGCCGCGTAAGCGATGAAGAATGGCTGGTAGCGTTTGATGAGCCTCAACGCGCTGTCACGCCTGGCCAATCCATAGTATTTTATGATGACGATATCTGCCTTGGTGGCGGTATCATAGAAAGCACTCAACGATAATATGACACACTATAATTTTTCAGATTCAGTAATAGCCTTGGCTGGCATTTGTCAGGCAATTAGTTGCGTAAAGGATATTTCCAAAGATGGACAAGCAGATCAAGTCGATGTGGAAGTGATGCTTGAGAGTTTGCTGATAACAGAGTCAGATAGTACTGAATCCATTTATAATAGCCACAAATACTTAACGACTGGTTTGAACATTTTAATCGACTTATTGTCAGGACCGAAAACGGATGCTGACTTAAGTCGTTACCTCGTTAGCGTCTTGAGCTTACAAAAGCGCTTCTCAAATGATAGCAATATGCAGAAAGTCATGGCTTCTAGAATAACTCAGGCCAAGAGAATGTATGAATATCAGGAAAAAATTGATCAGGATTTAATCGAGCAACTTGCTCATATTTATAAAGACACCATTTCGACTTATCCGACAAAAGTTCAAGTGACTGGAAACAGTCAATATTTGCAGCAAGCTGCGAATCAATCAAAAATTCGAGCTCTACTACTTTCGGCCATAAGAAGTGCTGTTCTTTGGCACCAAGTTGGTGGTAAAAAGCGTCATTTTTTATTCTCTAAAGCCAAGATCATTGATACTGCTAAAGCTTTTTTAGCTTAACTTAACGACTGCATGAGTGCTCATTCATCTAAAGAGCACTCATAATCCTCAACTTTCCAAACATAGGGTTCCCAATACTCACCATTTCGAGTTTTTTGCCTTTTAGACTTTATCAACTTACTCCCCAAATAGTACTTCTTATTTGGTTTTACATAAAAGTTAATGGTTTTACTTCTTGGGTATGCTCGGTAACTCTTTGATAACGAGAATCCCGTTTCAGAGACTGGTATCTCCTCAAAAATTTTCAACTGATTCATTCCTGCGCGAAGCGTGTATGACAAACCACTTCCAATAACCCTGTCCCCATTAATTTTTGCAATGCGCGCTGTAAATAAAAACCAAGAAGCAGGCGGATCATAAATCGTTGTAATGGTTCCGCAATCTCCTTCGTTATATTCAGGTCTTTCCTTTACGCTCATACTCCAGCTAGGGTTAACGATTGGTATTATAGTACCCCTAAGCAAGGCACGGCGGCCTCCTCTTAATACATCTAATTTAAAGTTATCGCCAGGCTTTAATTTGACCGATGTCAGTTTATTACTAAACTGAGAGTCTTCATTAAGACTAATGCCCTCGATAATATCTCCTATTTGAACACCCACTTTTTTTGCATTACTATTTTTTTTCACACTTAAAACTTTGTTATTACTATCGACCGTAACTCCAAGCTCAGTGCTAACTCGAGCTACTTTGCTCAAATCAAGATCAAGTACGTTTCCCTCTCGTGACTCTAGCTTATATATCTCGCTGAGCATATAGTTAATACGCCCTTTTAGTTTTTGAAGTAGAGCAATAGACTGTTGAGATTGAAGGTTCATTGAAAGTCGCTTTGAACTGGTCGTTTTTATTGTCGTTCCTAAAGAATCTTGAGTTGAAGAGTAAAGCTGCCACTTTGGTACAAAACTGGACTCTATCTGTTGAGCAAAAGTGAACATATCCCCATTTCTCAAAATTATAATTTCAAGTTCATCGCCGTGAGTAAACTGGGCGGAGGAAAGGTTCTTGTCAAAACTTTTTCCATTAACTTTAATACTGGTTATCACATCTCCTGCCAATAACCCCATGGATTTTGCAGCACCATCTGCTGCTACGGATAGAACAGTGTCGGTTGAAGGCTCAATAACCATACCCATTCGCACAAGTCTTCCATCAGTTTGTGATAAATAAACAGTCCAGTCCCCTTGAGACTCGATTTCTGCGATACTATTTAATGTCCCTGATATGTCCTCACGTATATCATTTAATAATTGCTCGCTTTTGTCGTTTTTAAGTGTTCCCGCATGACTATTAGCAACTATAATCAACGTGAGTAAATAAAAAGCTGCTTTAATGGCACTCTTCATACTAAATCCTAGCTACAAGCGTTTCTGACTCGTAAATCGACTTAAGGCTTTTAACGGCATTAACTCTTTGTCTCCACAATGAATTGACCTCAGAGTTAAAGTTTCCATTGTTGCTTATGTAATACTGATTGAGCTTCTCATCAATCAGTTCGACTTCTAAGCGTAACCTTATAAAAGCTGCAAATTGTTTTGCATCAAGACTATACTCATCATACATCGCCAACTGCTTCTCAAGTTTATTCGAAGAAGCAATTAACTCGGACAGCTCTTGCTTCCCTGTCGCTGACTCGTTAATTGAATAACCATTAAAAATAGAGGCGATACCAATAGACAGGACTACTGTTGCCGCAATTAACCAACGAGAGAGTTTTATTCCTAACGGACCTCTCGCCTCCTCACAATAGTCATCTAGGTTACGTTGAAAAATACGGTCTTGATCCGTTGACGGTTGCTTAACTTCCAAGCTTTTTGCAGAGACACTAATTTTTTCTCGAATTAAAGAATCATCATGTTCATTCATGCGGCTCTCCCACTTGCTGACCACTATAACGTGGGTCTTGGGCTAAAGACTTTAAGCTTTTCATTGCTCGACTAAATATGATTCGTGAGTTTTGTTCACTAATCGCAATAGTTTCTGCAACTTCTGAGTGACTAAGTCCCTCAACTGCATAAAGCCAGACAACAAGGCGTTCTCTTTCGTTTAAGATGCTTAAGAACTGCTCCAAGTCCCAGCTGGGACTATTAAGGCTACCGAGGATGTCGTCCTCCGAATACTCAAATTCAGACTCATGACTGATATCGACAAGTTTTTTATTAGCTCTAATAATATCTATGACAGTATTGTAAGTGATTCTCTTTATCCAACCATTAAAAGTTTTAATATTAGACAAGT
Proteins encoded:
- a CDS encoding MarR family winged helix-turn-helix transcriptional regulator, coding for MKSPPTDTEQKTPYELDDHLPYRIAVISNILQLGRDIAIRKITDLGSRELRVLLNVGTYSPVSAAQIAFQTKLDSYTVSRGVKTLLGKKLIDKRSLPNNKKEKLLYLTDKGQELYQQVTDSLQQRDEQLASFLTPKQRQTLTDNLKKLELQAVELLAQHALNEQDAGHEISGDQKEIIRWYNKLD
- the ltaE gene encoding low-specificity L-threonine aldolase, which translates into the protein MIDLRSDTVTQPTEAMRKVMAKAAVGDDVFHDDPTVNRLEALMAEMSGKADALFVPSGTMSNLVGLLAHCQRGEEYIVGQDYHTYLYEAGGAPVLGSIVPQPVPVEPNGTLDLNKVAAVIKKDDYHFARTKLLCLENTHNGKGIPLDYMQQAYDFAQSKGLGLHLDGARAFNATVALGCELTDLAQYADSVSICLSKGLGAPVGSVLCGDKDTIKWARRWRKMVGGGMRQAGVLAAAGIYALENHVERLAKDHAKAKILADRLEQYDALSVKPDLVQTNMVFIKTTADTAQGLANYLAQKGVRIIAGETMRWVMHLDVTSEQLNYVCQQVEEYFS
- a CDS encoding NUDIX hydrolase, whose translation is MLPIHVTVAAVIESHGKFLMVEEHTSNGGIAFNQPAGHLDPDESIEQAVIREVKEETGLDFEPEGLVGIYTLNPAGNGNYYQRFCFTGSVNGSLETAPQDPDIIAAHWMTLEEIVGCLNAHRSGLIVKCLQDYLSGYRYPLDALHYSGDEDLLQQQSLNFLHDHL
- a CDS encoding nitroreductase family protein; amino-acid sequence: MQEHDNIILPDYKEYPPEEMKARSKQFYDEIKRRHTVREFSEKPVPREIIENCLKAAGTAPSGANHQPWFFSVIGSSEAKKEVRVHAEKEERAFYDDGKGGEVWLDALKPLGTDSHKPYLETAPWLIAIFAQRKGGLHAGEQRKNYYVPESVGIATGFLINALHSSGLATLTHTPKPMGFLNTICDRPKSERPYILLVTGYPAEGATIPVHATIKKPLEDIAEFIE
- a CDS encoding PDZ domain-containing protein; protein product: MKSAIKAAFYLLTLIIVANSHAGTLKNDKSEQLLNDIREDISGTLNSIAEIESQGDWTVYLSQTDGRLVRMGMVIEPSTDTVLSVAADGAAKSMGLLAGDVITSIKVNGKSFDKNLSSAQFTHGDELEIIILRNGDMFTFAQQIESSFVPKWQLYSSTQDSLGTTIKTTSSKRLSMNLQSQQSIALLQKLKGRINYMLSEIYKLESREGNVLDLDLSKVARVSTELGVTVDSNNKVLSVKKNSNAKKVGVQIGDIIEGISLNEDSQFSNKLTSVKLKPGDNFKLDVLRGGRRALLRGTIIPIVNPSWSMSVKERPEYNEGDCGTITTIYDPPASWFLFTARIAKINGDRVIGSGLSYTLRAGMNQLKIFEEIPVSETGFSLSKSYRAYPRSKTINFYVKPNKKYYLGSKLIKSKRQKTRNGEYWEPYVWKVEDYECSLDE
- a CDS encoding RNA polymerase sigma factor, which codes for MSFHQNCPKKVINKAQQGDKFALTQIYDLYKGPIFHLAFQMLRDEHRANDVLQTVMLKVINSIKDLSNIKTFNGWIKRITYNTVIDIIRANKKLVDISHESEFEYSEDDILGSLNSPSWDLEQFLSILNERERLVVWLYAVEGLSHSEVAETIAISEQNSRIIFSRAMKSLKSLAQDPRYSGQQVGEPHE
- a CDS encoding pseudouridine synthase — encoded protein: MSQLVLFNKPFNTLCQFTGEPGDSTLADYMDIPKVYPAGRLDKDSEGLLLLTDDGQLQHQIANPKKKMAKTYWVQVEGAPNEKDLEPLRHGVEIQKYTTKPAKVKIIKEPNVWRRDPPVRERKNVPDTWLELTLKEGKNRQVRRMTAAIGFPTLRLIRAQIGPWGLEGLAPGEYKVIDVEAPKASAFKSPHKPSKRFSKSRK
- the hflD gene encoding high frequency lysogenization protein HflD gives rise to the protein MTHYNFSDSVIALAGICQAISCVKDISKDGQADQVDVEVMLESLLITESDSTESIYNSHKYLTTGLNILIDLLSGPKTDADLSRYLVSVLSLQKRFSNDSNMQKVMASRITQAKRMYEYQEKIDQDLIEQLAHIYKDTISTYPTKVQVTGNSQYLQQAANQSKIRALLLSAIRSAVLWHQVGGKKRHFLFSKAKIIDTAKAFLA
- a CDS encoding NADP-dependent isocitrate dehydrogenase translates to MTTSKIIYTHTDEAPALATKSFLPIIEAFTQAAGISVETSDISLAGRVIANFPEYLKEEQRIPDALAQLGEMVKKPDANIIKLPNISASIPQLKATIKELQDKGYALPDYPDSPSTDIERDIRSRYDKIKGSAVNPVLREGNSDRRAPKAVKNFAKKNPHKMGAWSADSKSHVSSMTSGDFRSNEKSITLDAATDVKIEFVAENGDVTELKPAFPLQAGEVIDSSVMSKKALVSFLEEQVADAKEQDVLFSLHMKATMMKVSDPIIFGHGVKVFFKDVFAKHAPALEQAGVNVNNGFGNLISSLDKIPQDVREAIEADIKAVYEQNPELAMVDSDNGITNLHVPSDVIIDASMPAMIRNSGQMWGPDGGTKDTKAVIPDSSYSGVYKATIDFCKEHGAFDPTTMGTVPNVGLMAQKAEEYGSHDKTFEMAGDGSVRVVDASGNTLLEHKVEEGDIWRMCQVKDAPIQDWVKLAVNRARLSNTPAVFWLDKDRAHDAELIKKVETYLKDHDTDGLELHILAPIEATEFTLKRVKEGKDTISVTGNVLRDYLTDLFPILELGTSAKMLSIVPLMNGGGLFETGAGGSAPKHVQQFVKENHLRWDSLGEFLALGVSLEHMAEKNGNKKAQVLADTLDVATEALLLNGKSPSRKVNELDNRGSHFYLAMYWAQELTKQDQDAELKSQFARIAEELTSKEQAIVEELNGVQGQAMDIGGYYSPDDKLASDAMRPSDILNEALKLID
- the mnmA gene encoding tRNA 2-thiouridine(34) synthase MnmA produces the protein MTTDTKAPEETKVIVGMSGGVDSSVSAYLLKEQGYQVEGLFMKNWEEDDDTEYCSAAEDLADAQAVCDKIGIKLRTINFAAEYWDNVFEHFLAEYKAGRTPNPDIMCNKEIKFKAFLDYATLLGADYIATGHYVRRGEKDGKATLLRGLDNNKDQSYFLYAVGHEQIAKTLFPVGELEKPEVRRLAEEQDLVTAEKKDSTGICFIGERKFTDFLQQYLPAQPGNIETPEGDVIGQHNGLMYHTLGQRKGLGVGGLKDAPEIPWFAAEKDLERNVLIAVQGHDHPLLMSQSLNAKQLDWVAKEPPANEFRCTAKTRYRQEDVQCKVSRVSDEEWLVAFDEPQRAVTPGQSIVFYDDDICLGGGIIESTQR